One segment of Solanum lycopersicum chromosome 1, SLM_r2.1 DNA contains the following:
- the LOC112940716 gene encoding uncharacterized protein, producing the protein MARNRTSTSGGQDPNPAPASGNPIRGRGRGRARGRGRGRVAAPVDVQVPVATQGRDRAVPPDAEVIHGDVQDRVEGDGPAHAPTSTIVPPVLQDTLARMLGILEGMAQAGAFPVTSDGSQTRVGGQTPDPIVAPDSQTPRTQPSAAVAPRLDSMEFPDMTSHLVNRPSMTIDEQKMFGRFRLMNPPTYTGDLAEDAYEFIVSCHERLHNLGLVESHGVDYTAFQMTGSAKQWWRDYISSRPAGSHPLSWTEFTQVFLSKFVPRSERERKRAEFEGLQQNGMSVAEYEGKFHALARHASMILPTEAERVRRFVKGLIIPIRLGVSQVAASGVPFQKVVDAAKELEMIRREGFEQREGKRTRYSGDYGGAPSRSRGYSGRGYHPQSSRPIHAAIPASEAGYAGHNSSSSVHTS; encoded by the coding sequence ATGGCGAGGAATCGTACGTCGACAAGTGGTGGTCAGGATCCTAATCCTGCGCCTGCTTCTGGGAACCCTATCCGAGGTAGAGGGAGGGGACGAGCTCGAGGTCGGGGTAGGGGCCGTGTTGCAGCACCTGTGGATGTTCAAGTACCAGTAGCTACCCAGGGTCGTGATAGGGCCGTACCTCCTGATGCAGAGGTtattcatggggatgtgcaagatcgtgtcgagggggatgggccaGCTCACGCTCCAACCAGTACTATTGTTCCCccagtgcttcaagataccctggctcgtatgttaggaatcctagaggGGATGGCCCAGGCAGGAGCCTTTcctgtcacttctgatggctcacagacccgtgttggaggtcaaactccagATCCGATAGTTGCTCCAGATTCTCAGACTCCCAGGACTCAGCCATCTGCCGCTGTAGCTCctcgtttggatagtatggagtttccagatatgacatcacatttggtgaacaggccttctatgactattgatgagcaaaagatgtttgggaggttcagactaatgaatcctcctacttatactggtgacttagctgaggatgcttatgagtttatagttagttgtcatgagaggttgcataatcttggattagtggagtctcatggagttgactacacagcgtttcagatgactggctctgctaagcagtggtggagggattatattagtagtaggccagcCGGATCTCATCCACTATCCTGGACTgagtttactcaggtatttctatccaaatttgttccacgcagtgagagggagcgcaagagggccgagtttgagggtttgcagcaaaatggtatgtcagttgcagagtatgagggtaaattccatgccttggctaggcatgcttcgatgatacttcccacagaggctgagagagtgaggaggtttgttaaggggctgATTATTCCAATTCGTCTAGGAGTGTCTCAGGTTGCTGCTTCTGGTGTTCCATTCcagaaagtggtagatgctgctaaggagttggagatgattcgacgtgagggatttgagcagcgagagggcaagaggactcgttattcaggtgattatggtggtgctccgtctaggagtcggggttactcgggcagaggttatcaccctcagtctagcagacccattcatgctgcCATACCAGCGTCTGAGGCTGGTTACGCTGGGCATAACTCTTCGAGCTCGGTACATACTTCGTag